A genomic region of Runella rosea contains the following coding sequences:
- a CDS encoding HipA N-terminal domain-containing protein, which produces MRKAEVKFHALTAGWLIQDENGYHFEYDKDYLQREKPEPISLTLPLQQVAFTDKVLFPFFDGLIPEGWLLDIAQRNWKLNPRDRMGLLLACCRDCIGAVSIYPVEEEDRL; this is translated from the coding sequence ATGAGAAAGGCTGAAGTCAAATTCCACGCTTTAACCGCAGGGTGGCTGATACAGGATGAAAACGGGTATCATTTTGAATATGACAAGGATTATTTGCAGAGAGAAAAACCCGAACCGATCAGCCTTACGCTGCCCTTACAACAGGTTGCTTTTACCGATAAAGTATTGTTCCCCTTCTTCGACGGCCTGATTCCTGAAGGATGGCTGCTGGACATTGCCCAAAGAAACTGGAAACTCAATCCTCGTGATCGAATGGGATTATTACTGGCTTGTTGCAGAGATTGTATTGGAGCGGTAAGTATATACCCTGTTGAAGAGGAGGATAGACTATGA
- a CDS encoding HipA domain-containing protein, which produces MKRCLYCYQLLGPTETDFHASCSKKIFGNATPPALPYTENQMEELATQVIRSQMTVTGVQPKLSLEIVSGKKKTESQRFTIVGLWGGYILKPPTPHYPQLPEVEDLTMHLAEIAGIRTVPHSLIRLQSGSLAYITKRIDRVKKNKLPMEDMCQLTERLTEDKYHGSYEQIAKTILKYSTNPGLDTVNFFEQVLFSFLTGNADMHLKNFSLITQPSLGPILSPAYDMVATALVNPADNEDMALTLNGKKRKLKRSDFTTAFTTLKLEVKQQENIFKKMEKVKEKWMEYIAISFLSPDFKEAFIQLIQERFSRLKA; this is translated from the coding sequence ATGAAAAGGTGTTTGTACTGTTATCAACTTTTGGGGCCAACGGAAACCGATTTTCATGCTTCGTGCAGTAAAAAAATCTTTGGCAACGCTACTCCCCCCGCTCTGCCCTATACCGAAAATCAAATGGAAGAATTGGCTACCCAAGTCATAAGAAGCCAAATGACCGTCACGGGAGTCCAGCCAAAACTGTCTTTGGAAATTGTCTCAGGAAAAAAGAAAACAGAATCTCAACGGTTTACGATTGTGGGGCTTTGGGGAGGGTATATCTTAAAACCCCCAACCCCGCATTATCCACAATTACCTGAAGTAGAGGACTTAACCATGCACCTGGCTGAAATCGCCGGAATCAGGACCGTACCCCATAGCCTGATTCGTCTGCAATCGGGTAGTTTGGCCTATATTACCAAACGAATAGACCGGGTAAAAAAAAACAAATTACCCATGGAAGACATGTGTCAACTGACGGAGCGGCTGACAGAAGATAAATACCACGGTTCGTATGAACAAATAGCGAAAACCATCCTGAAATATTCAACCAATCCGGGCTTAGATACCGTCAATTTTTTTGAGCAGGTACTATTTTCATTTCTTACAGGCAATGCCGATATGCACCTGAAAAATTTTTCACTGATTACCCAACCCAGCCTCGGGCCGATACTGTCCCCTGCCTACGACATGGTAGCTACGGCCTTGGTCAATCCAGCTGATAACGAAGATATGGCGCTGACTCTCAATGGGAAAAAGAGAAAATTAAAGCGCAGCGACTTTACCACAGCGTTTACCACCTTAAAATTGGAGGTAAAACAACAGGAAAATATTTTCAAAAAAATGGAAAAAGTAAAAGAGAAATGGATGGAGTATATAGCCATCAGTTTTCTCAGTCCTGATTTTAAAGAAGCCTTTATCCAATTGATTCAGGAAAGATTTTCCAGATTAAAGGCATGA
- a CDS encoding helix-turn-helix transcriptional regulator yields MLISKFVKEKRNAAKLTQPELAEKAGVGLRFIRELEQGKQTLRMDKVNQVLQLFGYETGAVPVNRKLLTDEKG; encoded by the coding sequence ATGTTGATAAGTAAATTTGTTAAAGAAAAGCGTAATGCCGCCAAACTGACTCAGCCCGAGTTGGCCGAGAAAGCCGGGGTGGGCCTTCGCTTTATTCGTGAACTCGAACAGGGCAAACAAACCTTGCGTATGGACAAGGTAAACCAAGTGTTACAATTATTTGGGTATGAGACTGGGGCGGTACCCGTTAACCGTAAACTACTGACCGATGAGAAAGGCTGA